A section of the Rhizobium sp. ACO-34A genome encodes:
- a CDS encoding sugar ABC transporter permease, whose translation MIAGRLTRAINPQTIALLGVLFINWLLFPGFFDITWQDGRLFGSMIDVLNRGVPVAILAIGMTAVIATKGVDLSVGAVMAISGAVAATMVTAGYPGYIAVSAALAAGLVCGLWNGILVTFLEIQPIVATLVLMVAGRGIAQLITEGSIVTFSDPILIFLGTGSLFGLPMPVLIAACLLIISVVAVRSTAIGLFIEAVGVNRTAASLAGIHSRLLLLAIYTFSGFCAAISGIIVAGDIRGADANNAGLWLELDAILAVVIGGTSLLGGRFSIAMSVIGAIIIQAMNTGILVSGFPPEFNLVVKAGVIILILLMQSPLAGRLVEARRNRRLLSGKSS comes from the coding sequence ATGATCGCAGGCCGGCTGACACGGGCTATAAACCCGCAAACCATTGCCCTGCTCGGCGTGCTGTTCATCAACTGGCTGCTGTTTCCGGGTTTCTTCGATATCACTTGGCAGGACGGTCGGCTGTTCGGCAGCATGATCGACGTGCTCAATCGCGGTGTCCCCGTGGCTATCCTTGCCATCGGCATGACCGCGGTCATCGCGACCAAGGGCGTCGACCTCTCGGTTGGCGCTGTCATGGCGATTTCGGGCGCCGTGGCGGCCACCATGGTGACGGCCGGTTATCCGGGCTACATTGCGGTGTCTGCGGCACTCGCCGCCGGCCTTGTCTGCGGGTTGTGGAACGGCATTCTCGTGACTTTCCTCGAAATCCAGCCGATCGTCGCAACGCTGGTGCTGATGGTGGCGGGGCGCGGCATCGCGCAGCTCATCACGGAAGGTTCCATCGTGACCTTCTCGGATCCGATCCTGATCTTCCTTGGCACGGGTTCCCTCTTCGGCCTGCCCATGCCTGTGCTGATTGCCGCATGCCTGCTGATCATCAGCGTTGTGGCGGTGCGATCCACCGCAATAGGTCTCTTCATCGAGGCCGTCGGCGTCAACCGGACCGCGGCCAGCCTGGCCGGCATTCACAGCCGGCTGCTGCTGCTTGCGATCTACACCTTCTCCGGTTTCTGCGCCGCCATCTCGGGTATCATCGTTGCCGGCGACATCAGGGGCGCGGACGCCAACAATGCCGGTCTCTGGCTTGAGCTGGATGCGATCCTTGCCGTTGTGATCGGCGGCACGTCGTTGCTCGGCGGTCGCTTCTCGATCGCCATGTCGGTGATCGGCGCGATCATCATCCAGGCCATGAACACAGGCATTCTCGTGTCGGGCTTTCCGCCCGAATTCAACCTCGTGGTCAAGGCCGGTGTCATCATCCTCATCCTGCTGATGCAGTCTCCGCTCGCAGGGCGGCTCGTCGAAGCCCGGCGCAACCGTCGCCTTCTTTCCGGAAAATCCTCATGA
- a CDS encoding sugar ABC transporter permease YjfF, with amino-acid sequence MNRSLRPLAATALIFALAYAASVLQYPGMFSTRVLGNFLTDNAFLGIAAVGMTFVILSGGIDLSVGAVIGFTGVMIAVLVSWYGYHPLVAFAVALGLSAAFGAAMGAAIHYLQVPSFIVTLAGMFLARGVASVITQDSIPVTHAFYSSVSSTYFLMPGGGRISLIGGLMILVFIVGALLAHRTRFGSYVYALGGNTTSAQLMGVPVARTTILVYTLSATLSGLAGIVFSLYTSAGYPLAAVGVELDAIGAVVIGGTLLTGGYGFVFGTFIGVMLQGLVQTYIIFDGTLSSWWTKIVIGGLLFVFIVLQRLVFSASSARAKGFWKLKHE; translated from the coding sequence ATGAACCGCAGCCTTCGTCCTCTGGCGGCAACCGCCCTGATCTTCGCGCTCGCCTATGCGGCCAGCGTCCTGCAATATCCCGGAATGTTCTCGACGCGTGTCCTCGGCAACTTCCTGACCGACAATGCATTTCTCGGCATCGCGGCAGTCGGCATGACCTTCGTGATCCTTTCCGGCGGCATCGATCTTTCCGTCGGCGCGGTGATCGGCTTCACCGGGGTCATGATCGCGGTTCTGGTGTCGTGGTATGGCTATCATCCGCTCGTCGCCTTCGCCGTGGCACTGGGGCTTTCCGCGGCTTTCGGAGCGGCGATGGGTGCTGCCATCCATTATCTTCAGGTGCCATCCTTCATCGTGACGCTAGCGGGGATGTTTCTTGCGAGAGGTGTCGCATCGGTGATCACGCAGGATTCCATTCCGGTCACCCACGCATTCTATTCCAGCGTCTCCTCCACCTATTTCCTCATGCCCGGAGGCGGGCGGATCAGCCTGATCGGCGGGCTGATGATCCTGGTCTTCATCGTCGGTGCCTTGCTTGCACACCGCACGCGCTTCGGCTCATACGTCTACGCTCTCGGTGGCAACACCACGTCGGCACAGTTGATGGGCGTTCCGGTGGCGCGCACCACGATCCTCGTCTACACGCTCTCTGCGACTTTATCGGGTCTCGCGGGCATTGTTTTTTCGCTGTATACCTCCGCCGGCTATCCGTTGGCGGCGGTGGGTGTAGAGCTTGATGCCATCGGGGCCGTGGTCATCGGGGGAACCCTGCTGACGGGCGGTTACGGCTTCGTCTTCGGAACCTTCATCGGCGTCATGCTGCAGGGGCTCGTGCAGACCTACATCATCTTCGACGGTACGCTTTCGAGCTGGTGGACGAAGATCGTCATCGGCGGACTGCTGTTCGTCTTCATCGTATTGCAGCGGCTGGTCTTCTCGGCTTCCTCGGCACGGGCAAAGGGCTTTTGGAAATTGAAACATGAGTGA
- a CDS encoding transcriptional regulator, with product MSEPGSLIRARSGRSAAPNFHSFIINEIGAGIVSGRFPVGSILPRDAELMDIYGVSRTVLREALKTLEAKGLVEARPKVGTRVSPKSRWQLFDQQVLLWHFEAGLDPQFVGYLFDVRRLLELETVRLAAKLRTADHIRMLYYWLQQMSVSRGMADSFALATLELHRILADTSQNPMLRAALGVTEFTLAAAMPVGDSRDNSVFYETAINRRRNLVQAVEAGNAAEAETSILQAIEADLAGARARSAAGILQNDH from the coding sequence ATGAGTGAACCAGGTAGCCTGATCCGCGCGCGTTCCGGGCGGTCGGCTGCACCCAACTTTCATTCGTTCATCATCAACGAGATCGGGGCCGGCATCGTTTCCGGCCGCTTTCCCGTGGGTTCCATCCTGCCCAGGGACGCCGAGCTTATGGACATCTATGGCGTTTCCCGAACCGTGCTGCGGGAGGCGCTGAAGACGCTTGAGGCCAAGGGGCTGGTCGAGGCCCGGCCAAAGGTTGGAACGCGAGTCTCGCCGAAGAGCCGCTGGCAGCTCTTCGACCAGCAGGTGCTGCTCTGGCATTTCGAAGCGGGCCTCGATCCGCAGTTCGTCGGTTATCTCTTCGATGTCCGTCGCCTGCTGGAACTGGAAACGGTACGTCTTGCCGCAAAACTGCGCACCGCCGATCACATCCGCATGCTCTACTACTGGCTCCAGCAGATGAGCGTGTCGCGCGGCATGGCTGATTCCTTTGCGCTCGCGACCCTGGAGCTTCATCGCATCCTCGCGGATACCTCACAGAACCCCATGCTTCGGGCGGCGCTGGGTGTGACAGAGTTCACGCTTGCCGCCGCCATGCCCGTCGGAGACAGCCGCGATAACAGCGTTTTCTACGAGACCGCGATCAACCGGCGGCGCAATCTCGTGCAGGCCGTGGAGGCGGGCAACGCTGCCGAGGCGGAGACGAGCATCCTGCAGGCGATCGAGGCGGATCTTGCCGGAGCGCGGGCCCGCAGCGCTGCCGGGATATTGCAAAACGATCATTGA
- the minC gene encoding septum formation inhibitor MinC (blocks the formation of polar Z-ring septums), translating to MTKVLTDARSIRIKGRSFLAVVLSPDMPLDQWLERLDDLAARSAGFFLSRPVVLDVSELSLDKAQIKDLLAELAARNVSIMGIEGARPSAIGPGMPPALKGGRPASDFEITPSESADEPEEKKEESAPVLVPEVRPVLQSLVIREPVRSGQSVIFPEGDVTIIGSLASGAEVIAGGSVHIYGALRGRAMAGSLGNAEARIFCRKLEAELVAIDGIYKMAEDLPAALRGQPVQLWLEDDSIMAAKVI from the coding sequence ATGACCAAAGTGCTAACAGACGCCCGCTCGATCCGAATCAAAGGTCGCTCCTTCCTGGCGGTCGTATTGTCGCCGGACATGCCGCTTGATCAGTGGCTGGAAAGGCTCGACGATCTTGCCGCGCGTTCGGCGGGTTTCTTCCTGTCCAGGCCTGTCGTTCTCGACGTGAGTGAGCTGTCGCTCGACAAGGCGCAGATCAAGGATCTTCTCGCCGAGCTTGCCGCGCGCAATGTCAGCATCATGGGTATCGAAGGCGCGCGTCCCTCGGCCATCGGGCCGGGAATGCCGCCGGCGCTGAAGGGTGGCCGCCCGGCATCGGACTTCGAGATCACGCCCTCGGAGTCGGCTGACGAGCCGGAAGAGAAGAAGGAAGAAAGCGCGCCTGTGCTGGTGCCGGAAGTGCGTCCGGTGCTGCAGTCGCTGGTTATCCGTGAGCCGGTGCGCTCGGGGCAATCGGTGATTTTTCCGGAAGGCGACGTGACGATCATCGGATCGCTCGCCTCGGGCGCCGAGGTTATCGCCGGTGGGTCGGTTCATATCTACGGCGCGTTGCGCGGCCGCGCCATGGCGGGGTCGCTCGGAAACGCCGAAGCACGCATTTTCTGCCGCAAGCTCGAAGCGGAGCTGGTCGCTATCGACGGCATCTACAAGATGGCCGAAGACCTGCCCGCCGCACTTCGCGGTCAACCCGTACAGCTATGGCTCGAAGACGATTCGATCATGGCAGCAAAAGTTATCTGA
- a CDS encoding septum site-determining protein MinD yields MGKVIVVTSGKGGVGKTTTTAALGAALAQRNEKVAVVDFDVGLRNLDLVMGAERRVVYDLVNVIQGDAKLQQALIRDKRLETLFLLPASQTRDKDNLTPEGVEWVINELRRYFDWIICDSPAGIERGATLAMRHADVAVVVTNPEVSSVRDSDRIIGLLDAKTLKAERGERMEKHLLLTRYDPARAERGDMLKVDDVLEILSIPLLGIIPESMDVLRASNIGAPVTLADVRSAPAMAYFDAARRLAGETLPITIPGEKRGILGKIFARRAA; encoded by the coding sequence ATGGGGAAGGTAATCGTCGTCACTTCAGGCAAGGGCGGGGTCGGCAAGACGACCACGACTGCCGCGCTCGGCGCGGCCCTGGCGCAGCGGAATGAAAAGGTTGCAGTCGTGGACTTCGATGTCGGCCTGCGCAACCTCGACCTCGTCATGGGGGCGGAGCGCCGAGTGGTCTACGATCTGGTCAACGTGATCCAGGGCGACGCCAAGCTGCAGCAGGCTCTGATCCGCGACAAGCGGCTTGAGACGCTCTTCCTGCTTCCGGCCTCCCAGACACGCGACAAGGACAACCTGACGCCCGAGGGTGTCGAGTGGGTCATCAACGAGCTGCGTCGTTATTTCGACTGGATCATCTGCGACAGCCCGGCCGGCATCGAACGCGGTGCGACGCTTGCCATGCGGCATGCGGACGTCGCCGTCGTCGTCACCAACCCGGAAGTCTCCTCCGTCCGCGACAGCGACCGCATCATCGGTCTTCTGGACGCCAAGACCCTCAAGGCCGAACGCGGCGAGCGCATGGAAAAGCACCTGCTGCTGACCCGCTACGACCCCGCCCGCGCCGAGCGTGGCGACATGCTGAAGGTGGATGACGTCCTCGAAATCCTGTCCATCCCGTTGCTCGGCATCATCCCGGAAAGCATGGATGTGCTGCGTGCCTCCAATATCGGTGCGCCGGTTACGCTCGCCGATGTCCGCAGTGCTCCGGCCATGGCTTATTTCGACGCGGCACGGCGTCTGGCGGGCGAAACCCTGCCGATCACCATTCCGGGAGAAAAGCGCGGGATCCTCGGCAAGATCTTCGCCCGGAGGGCAGCATGA
- a CDS encoding cell division topological specificity factor MinE, with protein MSIFRLFTRQRSAPMARERLQVLLAHERASSGSDLVATLREEILAVIAKHVELDSDRVQVKMDRDEHYSILEIDVEIPLETTMQAA; from the coding sequence ATGAGCATCTTTCGGCTTTTCACCCGGCAGAGATCTGCTCCGATGGCGCGGGAGCGCCTGCAGGTCCTTCTCGCCCATGAACGCGCCTCATCTGGCTCGGATCTGGTGGCAACGCTGCGCGAGGAAATCCTCGCCGTCATCGCGAAGCACGTGGAGCTCGACAGCGATCGCGTGCAGGTGAAGATGGACCGCGACGAGCATTATTCGATCCTCGAGATCGATGTCGAAATCCCGCTCGAGACGACCATGCAGGCCGCCTGA
- a CDS encoding asparagine synthase (glutamine-hydrolyzing), with the protein MCGIAGYMIPREAPAMPALLRRMAGVIRHRGPDATGIHTAPGIGLAHARLSVVDVEGGTQPMSLADGSVWISFNGEIFNHVELRESLRQRGRIFRSRSDTEVILHLYDMFGPDCVDHLNGDFAFALWDARRGRLMLARDRMGVRPLYYTEACEGLYFGSEIKALFEVPGIDPEPDPLALDQIFTFWFPLAPRTPFKDILELPPGHMLLAEGGTTRVHCYWQPSFPDAEEAGRGADEGSVKEELRSLLTDAVRIRLRADDPCGAYLSGGLDSSLISAIAAELSPQPLKTFSVTFDDAEFDEAGPQQIVANALGTDHHALRCAAGEIGRLFPDVIRHVEQPLLRTGPVPLFALAGHVRENGVKAILTGEGADEVFAGYDIFKEAKLRRFVGRQPTSRRRPLLYQRLYPYLPRLNRQSPAYLSAFFAATPRPDDPIYSHQPRFRVTAGAKLFFSRALSDDIGSYSALDDLRGRLPADFSRWHELHQAQYLEMTGLLPGYILSAQGDRVSMAHGIEGRYPFLDHRLVEFAARIPPSMKLKGLCEKHILREVAGDLLPESIRDRPKQPYRAPDGAAFIGESTPAYVRELLSEGTLREAGLFDPAAVGRLFGKLSSGSAPSARDSMALTGILSTQLWHEKFPRPALGENDAHPRGVAAS; encoded by the coding sequence ATGTGCGGCATTGCCGGCTATATGATCCCCCGCGAGGCACCGGCTATGCCGGCGCTGCTGCGGCGCATGGCCGGTGTCATCCGTCACCGCGGGCCTGATGCGACCGGCATTCATACCGCTCCGGGGATCGGCCTCGCCCACGCCCGTCTCTCCGTCGTCGACGTCGAGGGCGGCACCCAGCCGATGTCGCTTGCCGATGGCAGCGTTTGGATCTCCTTCAACGGGGAGATCTTCAACCACGTCGAGCTGCGCGAAAGCCTCAGGCAGCGTGGCCGCATCTTCCGCAGCCGGTCCGACACGGAAGTCATCCTGCACCTCTATGACATGTTCGGGCCGGATTGCGTCGATCACCTGAACGGCGATTTCGCCTTCGCGCTCTGGGACGCACGACGCGGGCGGCTGATGCTGGCGCGCGACAGAATGGGTGTCCGGCCGCTCTACTACACGGAAGCCTGCGAGGGGCTCTACTTCGGTTCCGAGATCAAGGCCTTGTTCGAGGTGCCCGGTATCGACCCGGAACCCGATCCCTTGGCGCTCGACCAGATCTTCACCTTCTGGTTCCCGCTCGCTCCCCGCACGCCCTTCAAGGACATTCTGGAACTTCCGCCCGGCCACATGCTGCTGGCCGAGGGGGGAACGACCAGGGTCCATTGCTACTGGCAGCCAAGTTTTCCCGATGCCGAAGAGGCCGGGCGAGGGGCGGATGAAGGCTCGGTCAAGGAGGAGCTGCGATCCCTGCTGACGGATGCGGTGCGTATCCGGCTCAGGGCCGATGATCCCTGCGGGGCCTATCTCAGCGGCGGGCTCGATTCCTCCCTGATTTCCGCAATCGCCGCGGAACTGTCGCCCCAGCCGCTGAAGACCTTTTCGGTCACTTTCGATGATGCCGAGTTCGACGAGGCGGGACCGCAGCAGATCGTCGCCAATGCGCTTGGGACGGATCACCATGCATTGCGATGCGCCGCCGGTGAAATCGGCAGGCTTTTCCCTGACGTGATCCGCCATGTCGAGCAGCCCCTGCTGCGCACCGGGCCGGTGCCGCTCTTTGCCCTTGCCGGTCATGTTCGGGAAAACGGGGTCAAGGCGATCCTGACAGGTGAGGGAGCCGACGAGGTCTTCGCCGGCTACGATATCTTCAAGGAAGCCAAGCTTCGCCGCTTCGTCGGGCGTCAACCCACCTCTCGCCGCAGGCCTCTGCTTTACCAGCGGCTTTATCCCTATCTGCCGCGCCTCAATCGCCAGTCACCGGCCTATCTCTCTGCGTTTTTTGCCGCGACGCCTCGTCCCGACGATCCGATCTATTCGCATCAGCCGCGGTTCCGGGTCACGGCAGGGGCCAAGCTGTTCTTTTCCCGCGCACTGTCCGATGACATCGGAAGTTACAGCGCGCTCGACGATCTTCGCGGTCGTCTGCCTGCCGATTTCTCGCGCTGGCACGAACTGCATCAGGCCCAGTATCTGGAAATGACCGGTCTTCTGCCGGGCTACATCCTCTCCGCCCAAGGCGACCGGGTGAGCATGGCCCATGGCATAGAGGGCCGCTATCCCTTCCTCGACCATCGGCTGGTGGAATTTGCCGCGCGCATTCCGCCGTCGATGAAGCTGAAGGGGCTCTGCGAAAAACACATTCTGCGCGAGGTGGCGGGAGACCTCCTGCCGGAGAGCATTCGCGATCGGCCGAAACAGCCGTACCGGGCACCTGATGGTGCAGCCTTTATCGGTGAAAGCACGCCCGCCTATGTGCGAGAGCTTCTCTCGGAGGGAACGCTTCGCGAGGCCGGGCTGTTCGATCCCGCAGCCGTTGGCCGGCTGTTCGGGAAGCTGTCGTCCGGTTCTGCGCCCAGCGCCCGCGACAGTATGGCGCTGACCGGCATCTTGTCGACGCAGCTATGGCATGAAAAATTTCCTCGCCCTGCGCTGGGCGAGAACGACGCGCATCCAAGGGGAGTGGCCGCTTCATGA
- a CDS encoding acyl carrier protein: protein MINSKLLQTVRGFIADNFLFRAENEALDDDQSLLDSGIVDSTGVLEIIAFLEQTYEISIADSEIVPENLDSVGRIADYVERKRAA from the coding sequence ATGATCAATTCCAAGCTTTTGCAGACCGTTCGCGGCTTCATTGCCGACAATTTCCTTTTCCGCGCCGAGAACGAAGCGTTGGATGACGACCAGTCGCTGCTGGATAGCGGCATCGTGGATTCCACCGGCGTTCTGGAAATCATCGCCTTTCTCGAACAGACCTACGAAATCTCCATCGCCGACAGCGAGATTGTTCCCGAGAACCTCGATTCCGTCGGCCGCATCGCGGATTACGTGGAGCGCAAGCGCGCCGCCTGA
- a CDS encoding AMP-dependent synthetase — protein MRIEDHLRASARKLPEKVALMAGETQLTYSGLDEASDRLASVLFRSGVRPGDRVVLLLENGSEFVTSLFAIWKAGAVACPLHPSTRAEKLGRIVESLGASALVTQARLLPTAQAAVARRDGSTVLLAWGLAEEALNEAAARCEQLLAEGTDAPALNNDERALALILHTSGSTGEPKGVMHTHASLGAACASIIVYLGNDENDVVFNVLPLSFGYGLTQVVTMAMVGGTLHLEKSFAFPAAILKRLAETRATGLPLVPSMAAAIANMKELEPGFLPDIRYITSAAAALPPAIAGKIRRLFPAARLHIMYGQTECIRALSLPPEALGAHPASVGFAIPGTEAFVIDENGERAAPGTVGELLIRGPHVMTGYWNDPDASATKLREEAGGDSRILQTGDLFSADENGFLTFVSRRDDIIKSRGEKVSPQEVERALYAIEGIVEAAVTGVPDDFLGQAVKAFVVLAPGVSLSHRDIVRSLARTLEDYMLPQSTEFCESLPKTASGKLRLGLAQETIGD, from the coding sequence ATGCGCATCGAGGATCATTTGCGCGCAAGCGCCCGCAAGCTGCCTGAAAAGGTGGCGTTGATGGCGGGCGAGACACAGCTGACCTATTCCGGCCTTGATGAAGCGAGTGACAGACTGGCTTCTGTCTTGTTTCGGTCGGGTGTCAGACCTGGCGACCGGGTCGTGCTGCTTCTGGAAAACGGATCGGAATTCGTCACATCGCTCTTCGCAATCTGGAAGGCAGGCGCGGTTGCCTGTCCGCTGCATCCGTCCACCCGGGCGGAAAAGCTTGGACGCATCGTCGAAAGCCTCGGCGCTTCCGCTCTGGTGACGCAGGCTCGATTGCTGCCGACCGCACAAGCCGCTGTTGCGCGTCGTGACGGTTCGACTGTTCTGCTCGCATGGGGACTGGCGGAGGAGGCGCTGAACGAGGCCGCTGCCCGTTGTGAGCAGCTCCTTGCCGAGGGAACTGACGCCCCTGCATTGAATAATGACGAGCGCGCACTCGCTTTGATCCTTCATACCTCCGGCTCGACCGGCGAGCCGAAGGGAGTGATGCATACCCATGCGAGCCTCGGTGCTGCCTGCGCCTCGATCATCGTTTATCTCGGCAATGACGAGAACGATGTCGTCTTCAACGTCCTGCCGTTGTCCTTCGGCTACGGGCTGACGCAGGTTGTGACCATGGCCATGGTGGGCGGCACTCTGCATCTGGAAAAATCCTTCGCCTTCCCTGCCGCCATCCTCAAGCGACTGGCGGAAACGCGAGCGACGGGCCTGCCTCTGGTCCCTTCGATGGCTGCAGCGATTGCCAACATGAAAGAGCTGGAACCCGGCTTCCTGCCCGACATCCGTTACATCACCAGCGCAGCCGCGGCGCTGCCTCCGGCTATCGCCGGCAAGATCAGGCGGCTCTTTCCCGCTGCCCGGCTGCACATCATGTATGGCCAGACGGAATGCATCCGGGCCTTGAGCCTGCCGCCGGAAGCACTCGGTGCACATCCTGCCTCTGTCGGCTTCGCTATTCCGGGAACGGAGGCGTTCGTCATCGACGAGAATGGCGAACGGGCTGCTCCGGGAACGGTCGGCGAACTCTTGATACGCGGTCCCCACGTGATGACCGGTTACTGGAACGATCCCGATGCGAGCGCCACCAAGCTGCGGGAAGAGGCTGGCGGCGACAGCCGTATCCTGCAGACGGGGGATCTGTTTTCCGCCGATGAGAACGGGTTCCTGACCTTCGTCTCTCGCCGCGACGACATCATCAAGTCTCGTGGCGAGAAGGTCAGCCCGCAGGAGGTCGAGCGGGCGCTTTATGCCATCGAAGGAATCGTGGAGGCGGCCGTGACCGGAGTGCCGGATGACTTCCTTGGTCAGGCGGTGAAGGCCTTCGTTGTCTTGGCGCCCGGCGTCTCGCTCTCCCATCGGGACATCGTGCGCAGCCTCGCGCGGACACTGGAAGATTACATGCTGCCCCAGAGCACGGAGTTCTGCGAGAGCCTGCCGAAAACCGCATCGGGCAAATTGCGACTGGGACTGGCACAGGAAACGATTGGGGATTGA
- a CDS encoding NAD(+) synthase, producing the protein MTGFSADELRLDADGEIARISGWMVETVGKTLRKRGVVVGLSGGIDSSVTAALAVRALGADKVFGIFMPEDESDPQSLELGRQLAEKLGISTAVENIGPILVAAGCYTRRDTFIREILPEYGEGWRCKVVLESALSGRGYNISWLVAVDPDGREYRQRMPLTVYLGMIAAANMKQRTRKQLEYYHADRLNFAVAGTPNRLEYDQGFFVKNGDGAADLKPIAHLYKTQVYQLAEALGVPEGIRQRPPTTDTWSLPQTQDEYYFSLPYREMDLSLYALDRGKSLADTAAVVGLSEAEVEAVWKSIEAKRRVAAYLGAPPLTMLEKTQGVS; encoded by the coding sequence ATGACGGGGTTCAGCGCAGACGAATTGCGGCTCGATGCAGATGGGGAGATCGCACGGATTTCCGGCTGGATGGTCGAGACCGTGGGAAAGACGTTGCGCAAGCGCGGCGTCGTGGTTGGCCTTTCCGGCGGGATCGACAGTTCGGTGACCGCCGCGTTGGCGGTCCGCGCGCTCGGGGCGGACAAGGTGTTCGGCATTTTCATGCCGGAAGATGAATCCGATCCGCAGAGCCTCGAACTCGGGCGGCAGCTTGCGGAGAAGCTTGGTATTTCGACCGCCGTGGAAAACATCGGCCCGATCCTTGTCGCCGCCGGTTGTTATACCCGCCGCGATACCTTCATCCGGGAGATCCTGCCGGAATACGGCGAGGGATGGCGATGCAAGGTGGTGTTGGAATCGGCTCTGTCCGGCCGGGGCTACAATATCTCCTGGCTGGTTGCCGTCGATCCCGATGGCCGCGAGTACAGGCAGCGCATGCCGCTCACCGTCTATCTCGGCATGATCGCGGCCGCGAACATGAAGCAGAGAACGCGCAAGCAACTGGAATACTACCACGCCGACCGCCTGAATTTTGCCGTTGCGGGAACGCCGAACCGGCTGGAATACGATCAGGGGTTCTTCGTGAAGAACGGTGACGGTGCCGCCGACCTGAAACCCATCGCCCATCTCTACAAGACGCAGGTCTACCAGTTGGCGGAAGCGCTCGGCGTTCCCGAGGGCATCCGTCAGCGGCCGCCGACCACCGATACCTGGTCGCTGCCGCAGACGCAGGACGAGTATTACTTCTCCCTGCCTTATCGCGAAATGGACCTCAGCCTCTACGCTCTCGACCGGGGAAAGAGCCTTGCGGATACGGCAGCCGTCGTCGGACTTTCGGAAGCCGAGGTAGAGGCTGTTTGGAAGAGCATCGAGGCGAAGCGTCGCGTTGCCGCCTATCTCGGCGCCCCGCCGCTGACCATGCTGGAGAAGACGCAAGGCGTCAGCTGA
- a CDS encoding MBL fold metallo-hydrolase — translation MSCKPVVQGFFDKRTFSVQYVVSDPATRKCAIIDPVLDYDEKSGSTATINADRLLAYIQEQELELEWILDTHPHADHFSAAHYLKGRTGAPTAIGSHVTAIQELWKGIYNWPEFPADGSQWDRLFAEGDNFTIGELEARVLFSPGHTLASITYVIGDAAFIHDTLFMPDSGSARADFPGGSASRLWNSIQQILSLPEDTRLFVGHDYQPGGREPLWESTVAEQKRGNAHVNGKDEAAFVTLRTARDKTLPMPKLILHALQVNIRGGRLPEPEESGQRYLKIPLDALPGSVW, via the coding sequence ATGAGCTGCAAGCCGGTCGTTCAGGGCTTTTTCGACAAGCGGACTTTCAGCGTGCAATACGTCGTCTCCGATCCGGCAACGCGCAAATGCGCCATCATCGACCCGGTGCTGGACTATGACGAGAAATCCGGCTCGACGGCCACGATCAATGCGGATCGCTTGCTTGCTTACATCCAAGAGCAGGAACTGGAACTCGAATGGATCCTAGACACCCATCCTCACGCCGATCACTTCTCGGCCGCCCATTACCTGAAAGGCCGGACCGGTGCGCCGACGGCCATCGGCAGTCATGTCACGGCAATTCAGGAACTCTGGAAGGGCATCTACAACTGGCCCGAATTCCCGGCCGACGGCTCCCAATGGGACCGCCTTTTCGCTGAGGGTGACAATTTCACGATAGGCGAGCTTGAGGCACGCGTGCTCTTTTCGCCCGGGCACACGCTCGCCTCGATTACCTATGTGATCGGCGATGCCGCCTTCATTCACGATACGCTCTTCATGCCCGACAGCGGTTCGGCTAGAGCCGATTTTCCCGGCGGCAGCGCAAGCCGGCTGTGGAACTCGATCCAGCAGATCCTGTCGCTTCCCGAAGACACTAGGCTTTTCGTCGGTCACGACTATCAGCCGGGAGGGCGCGAACCGCTGTGGGAATCCACCGTTGCGGAACAGAAGCGGGGCAACGCGCATGTCAACGGCAAGGACGAGGCTGCGTTCGTCACCTTGAGGACGGCGAGGGACAAGACCCTGCCAATGCCGAAACTCATCCTGCATGCGCTTCAGGTGAATATCCGCGGCGGTCGCCTGCCGGAGCCGGAGGAAAGCGGCCAGCGCTATCTCAAGATACCGTTGGATGCGCTGCCCGGGTCCGTCTGGTAA